One stretch of Nitrospirota bacterium DNA includes these proteins:
- a CDS encoding aldo/keto reductase, whose protein sequence is MERVRLGKTGIEVSRLGIGTGTAHPSGHCAQALMTTGELAGLLLFAFEQGINFWDTAFQYRTHPHVREALRQVKRSDVVISTKLTGCSAKDTLRDFNTSLRDLGVDYIDVCLLHAVRTENELKARAGALDALLELKEQGRVRAVGMSSHGLGALKAVAGIPEIDAVWVRINLAGLNMDAGKLGLYDQVASIAWVKKTAGLLPKRIQAVFRPKPESLLIPPDDRKEVEETAKKIHSLSKGVVGMKVIAEGQLRGQAREAVEYVRDLPFVDSLIIGMMNKKEIEENCKIIDGEMD, encoded by the coding sequence ATGGAAAGAGTCAGGCTTGGAAAAACAGGCATTGAGGTCTCAAGGCTCGGCATAGGAACCGGGACAGCACATCCGTCAGGACATTGTGCACAGGCATTAATGACGACCGGGGAGTTGGCCGGACTCCTCCTCTTTGCCTTTGAGCAGGGCATTAATTTCTGGGACACGGCATTTCAGTACAGGACTCATCCCCATGTCAGAGAGGCATTAAGACAGGTCAAACGCTCCGATGTTGTGATATCGACGAAATTGACGGGCTGCAGCGCAAAAGATACACTCAGGGATTTTAACACCTCCCTCAGAGACCTCGGCGTTGACTATATTGATGTCTGCCTGCTCCACGCAGTAAGGACAGAGAATGAATTAAAGGCACGGGCAGGCGCACTTGATGCACTGCTTGAACTTAAAGAGCAAGGCAGGGTTCGGGCAGTAGGCATGTCCTCTCATGGATTGGGTGCATTAAAGGCTGTTGCGGGAATTCCCGAAATCGATGCAGTATGGGTAAGGATAAACCTTGCCGGACTCAATATGGATGCCGGCAAACTCGGACTTTATGATCAAGTCGCCTCAATAGCGTGGGTTAAAAAGACAGCAGGGCTTCTGCCCAAAAGGATACAGGCAGTCTTCCGGCCCAAACCCGAATCATTACTGATACCTCCTGATGACCGTAAAGAGGTTGAGGAGACGGCTAAAAAGATTCATTCCCTGTCAAAAGGGGTTGTTGGCATGAAAGTGATAGCCGAGGGTCAACTCAGAGGGCAGGCAAGAGAGGCAGTGGAGTATGTAAGGGACCTGCCCTTTGTCGACTCACTAATAATCGGCATGATGAATAAAAAAGAGATTGAGGAAAACTGTAAAATAATAGACGGTGAAATGGATTGA
- the pssA gene encoding CDP-diacylglycerol--serine O-phosphatidyltransferase, translating to MKKGVYLLPNGLTLSGMFFGFYAVLSALNGDYVRAAWAILIATVFDGLDGWVARLTNSTTRFGVELDSLSDLVAFGVAPAILLYTWSLNPFGRVGAAAAFLFVACGALRLARYNIQMGSAEKRSFTGMPIPAAGVIIATLVIFYESITEDRPEKSILILLLTVVLAILMISTMRFHGAKEIDFKKRKPFWVLVIFVILIVVTVVHPPVALFSFAMVYLFWGIIENAYLLYKKKKRVRNPDKRAAA from the coding sequence ATGAAAAAAGGTGTTTACCTACTCCCCAACGGGCTTACCCTGAGTGGTATGTTCTTTGGGTTTTATGCAGTGCTCTCTGCACTTAACGGTGATTATGTCAGGGCAGCCTGGGCAATACTGATTGCCACTGTCTTTGACGGTCTTGACGGCTGGGTGGCAAGGCTCACAAACAGTACCACCAGGTTTGGGGTGGAGCTTGATTCCCTGAGTGACCTTGTTGCATTTGGTGTTGCCCCTGCCATTTTGCTCTATACATGGTCACTAAACCCCTTTGGCCGTGTTGGAGCAGCAGCAGCCTTTCTCTTTGTTGCATGCGGTGCACTGAGGCTTGCACGTTATAATATCCAGATGGGCTCGGCAGAAAAACGCTCATTTACAGGCATGCCCATCCCTGCTGCAGGAGTCATAATCGCAACGCTTGTCATCTTTTACGAAAGTATTACCGAAGACAGACCTGAGAAGAGCATCCTGATACTCCTGCTCACGGTTGTCCTCGCAATTCTGATGATCAGTACGATGAGATTTCACGGCGCAAAGGAGATTGACTTTAAAAAGAGGAAGCCCTTCTGGGTCCTTGTCATATTTGTGATCCTTATTGTTGTTACTGTTGTCCACCCGCCGGTTGCGCTCTTTTCCTTTGCAATGGTCTATCTCTTTTGGGGTATAATAGAGAACGCGTACCTGTTATACAAAAAGAAGAAAAGGGTCAGGAATCCGGATAAAAGAGCTGCTGCCTGA
- a CDS encoding phosphatidylserine decarboxylase family protein: MLKIAPEGWPFVAVTALLTVIIYLIWQPWTAVLPLILFLFMLYFFRDPERTIPEEKDIFVSPADGKVILVKDTLEEEYIKDKVKQISIFMSPFNVHVNRAPCDGTVEKVKHTPGGFSAAYTDEASLSNENIAMLLNTKYGRVLVRQVAGLIARRAICRVSPGDTLKRGQRYGMIKFSSRVDLYLPVAVQVEVSVGQKVRAGETIVARK; this comes from the coding sequence ATGTTAAAAATAGCACCTGAAGGCTGGCCCTTTGTGGCTGTCACGGCTCTTCTCACAGTAATCATCTACCTGATATGGCAGCCCTGGACAGCTGTGTTGCCGCTGATACTCTTCCTCTTCATGCTCTACTTCTTCAGGGACCCTGAGAGGACGATTCCTGAGGAAAAAGATATATTTGTCTCTCCTGCAGACGGTAAGGTAATACTTGTAAAGGACACACTGGAAGAAGAGTATATTAAGGACAAGGTCAAACAGATCAGCATATTTATGTCTCCATTTAATGTCCATGTCAACAGGGCGCCCTGTGATGGCACGGTTGAGAAGGTAAAACATACCCCTGGCGGATTCAGTGCGGCATACACTGATGAGGCATCCCTCAGCAATGAAAACATAGCCATGCTTCTCAACACAAAGTATGGCAGGGTGCTGGTCAGGCAGGTTGCAGGTCTTATCGCCAGACGGGCCATCTGCAGGGTCAGCCCGGGCGATACCCTGAAGAGGGGACAGCGATACGGTATGATTAAATTCAGCTCAAGAGTTGATCTCTATCTGCCGGTAGCTGTGCAGGTAGAGGTAAGCGTAGGCCAGAAAGTCCGGGCCGGTGAAACAATAGTGGCCAGGAAATAA
- a CDS encoding ABC transporter permease, whose product MSKRGKLSIIIVAGFFIVSLLAPFLPINDPYRIDLDSIKRPPGIDHPFGTDNKGRDIFARVVYGGKISIGVAMIAAFISALIGFTLGLTSGYYGGVIDSVVMTVVDFFLSFPSLLLAIAISIILPPGIYTVMIALSVVGWTSFARLIRGHVLTIKDMPFVDAARAIGCSDLRILLLHIAPLCIPLALVLMGIKLGGYILTEATLSFLGLGAQPPTPTWGYMVSANRAYILSAPWMVLYPGLAISITAFCFNMLGESLREKYEFKTDIH is encoded by the coding sequence ATGTCAAAAAGGGGTAAGCTGTCCATAATTATCGTTGCCGGCTTTTTTATTGTCTCGCTCCTTGCACCCTTTCTGCCGATTAATGACCCATACAGGATTGACCTTGATTCAATAAAGAGGCCTCCGGGCATTGATCATCCCTTTGGAACGGATAATAAGGGCAGGGACATATTTGCAAGGGTGGTTTACGGAGGAAAAATATCGATTGGTGTTGCCATGATTGCAGCGTTCATATCCGCACTAATCGGTTTTACTCTCGGCCTGACGTCAGGATATTACGGGGGTGTCATTGACAGTGTTGTAATGACTGTGGTGGACTTTTTTCTCTCTTTCCCCTCCCTGCTGCTCGCCATAGCCATCTCCATAATCCTGCCGCCGGGTATCTATACAGTAATGATAGCCCTGTCAGTAGTCGGATGGACGTCATTTGCAAGGTTGATAAGGGGGCATGTGTTGACGATTAAGGATATGCCCTTTGTTGATGCTGCAAGGGCGATCGGGTGCAGTGATTTAAGGATACTGCTGCTGCATATTGCTCCCCTCTGTATACCTCTGGCCCTGGTGCTGATGGGCATAAAGCTTGGCGGATATATCCTTACCGAGGCAACCCTGAGCTTTCTGGGCCTTGGTGCACAGCCTCCAACCCCCACATGGGGATACATGGTCAGTGCAAACAGGGCATATATCCTTTCGGCACCGTGGATGGTACTCTATCCCGGGCTGGCCATATCAATAACAGCCTTCTGCTTTAATATGCTTGGGGAGTCCTTGAGGGAAAAATACGAGTTCAAGACCGATATTCATTAA
- a CDS encoding 2-isopropylmalate synthase: protein MPDTCFVTSTKRNLRIMRYIKIFDTTLRDGEQSPGASMNVEEKLHVARQLARLNVDVIEAGFPVASPGDFEAVRRIAEEIKGVTVAGLARTKDIDIERAAEAIKPAESGRIHTFLATSDIHLKYKLRMSREEVLNAAVGAVKKARGVTDDVEFSAEDATRSDRDFLCRVIEEVIKAGATTVNIPDTVGYTIPQEFGELIEYLMNRVPNIDKAVISVHCHNDLGLAVANSLTAVLKGAGQVECTLNGIGERAGNAALEEVVMAIKTRPKFFNAETGIVTEEIYKTSRLVSKITGVVVQPNKAIVGANAFAHEAGIHQDGVLKERSTYEIMKPETVGIPQSKLVLGKHSGRHAFKERLRELGYELGDEELNKAFERFKRLCDQKKYIFDEDIETLVSEEVKKVPEVFSLMDLRVSSGTSVKPTATVRLKVRDEVVERTEEGDGPVDATYCAIARITETKSHLDKFEIKGITGGTDALGEVMVTLEEDGHTVRGYGSDTDIIVAAAKAYINALNKLEGRKREPQKGI, encoded by the coding sequence CTGCCTGACACCTGTTTTGTCACCAGCACTAAAAGGAATTTAAGGATTATGAGATACATAAAGATTTTTGATACAACCCTCAGAGACGGCGAGCAATCACCGGGTGCCTCGATGAATGTAGAGGAAAAGCTCCATGTTGCCCGTCAGCTGGCAAGATTAAATGTTGATGTGATAGAGGCCGGTTTTCCTGTTGCCTCACCAGGAGACTTTGAGGCCGTAAGACGAATTGCAGAAGAGATAAAGGGAGTCACTGTTGCAGGGCTTGCCAGGACAAAGGACATAGATATCGAGCGGGCGGCAGAGGCGATAAAACCTGCGGAGTCCGGCAGGATACATACATTTCTTGCCACCTCTGACATTCACCTGAAGTATAAACTCCGCATGAGCAGGGAAGAGGTTTTGAATGCAGCCGTAGGTGCAGTGAAGAAGGCAAGGGGGGTTACGGATGATGTGGAGTTCTCTGCTGAGGATGCCACAAGGAGTGACAGGGATTTCCTCTGCAGGGTTATAGAAGAGGTTATAAAGGCAGGGGCGACAACCGTGAATATCCCTGACACCGTAGGTTATACCATACCCCAGGAATTTGGCGAGCTGATAGAGTATCTGATGAACAGGGTGCCGAATATTGATAAGGCGGTAATCTCTGTGCATTGTCATAATGACCTTGGCCTTGCAGTAGCCAACTCACTGACTGCCGTCCTTAAAGGGGCCGGCCAGGTTGAGTGCACATTGAACGGAATTGGCGAGCGGGCTGGAAATGCGGCGCTGGAAGAGGTGGTAATGGCCATCAAGACAAGGCCGAAGTTCTTTAATGCAGAGACCGGAATAGTTACTGAGGAGATATACAAGACGAGCCGTCTTGTCTCAAAGATTACAGGTGTGGTCGTACAGCCGAACAAAGCCATAGTCGGTGCCAATGCCTTTGCCCATGAAGCCGGAATTCACCAGGACGGAGTCCTCAAGGAGCGTTCAACCTATGAGATTATGAAGCCCGAAACGGTCGGGATACCGCAGAGCAAGTTAGTCCTTGGCAAGCACTCGGGCAGGCATGCCTTTAAGGAGAGGCTCAGGGAGCTTGGTTATGAACTGGGTGATGAAGAGCTCAACAAGGCTTTTGAGAGATTCAAGCGTCTGTGTGACCAGAAGAAATATATATTTGACGAGGATATCGAGACCCTTGTATCTGAAGAGGTAAAAAAGGTTCCCGAGGTCTTCAGCCTTATGGACCTGAGGGTCTCAAGCGGCACGTCGGTCAAGCCGACTGCCACAGTCCGTCTGAAGGTCAGGGACGAGGTTGTTGAGCGTACCGAGGAAGGTGACGGACCTGTTGATGCCACCTACTGTGCCATTGCAAGGATTACAGAGACAAAGAGCCATCTCGATAAGTTCGAGATAAAGGGCATAACAGGGGGCACTGATGCGCTTGGTGAGGTCATGGTGACCCTTGAGGAGGATGGCCATACGGTCAGGGGGTACGGGTCTGATACGGACATCATTGTTGCTGCTGCAAAGGCATATATTAATGCCCTGAACAAGCTTGAAGGCAGAAAGAGGGAGCCTCAAAAGGGAATCTAA
- a CDS encoding ABC transporter permease: MKICGGKFFKGGFAIKGYILKRLILLVPLMFAITLFAFFLLKALPGDPVLGLVGERASPEIIESIRKEMGTDKGFVSQYIGYLKLLLKGDLGRSYYTNRDVLTDISLKFPNTMMLAFAAMLVSVPLGIALGFLSALSANRRSRFLEKLIDTISISGLSIPVFWSAIIIMMIFSLKLKLFPPSGTGDIRFLVLPAVVLAIPATATLARVTKTTVIDILKMPYITTARSKGLSLTRINLIHVLRNAIIPIVTIIGLDFGSYLNGAVVTETIFGWDGLGRFTMEGIIKRDYPVIMGCIIVGTVVFVIVNLITDVIYQYLDPRIRLNVKKG, encoded by the coding sequence GTGAAAATCTGCGGCGGAAAATTTTTTAAAGGAGGCTTTGCTATCAAGGGTTACATTTTAAAGAGGCTTATACTCCTGGTTCCCCTGATGTTTGCAATCACACTGTTTGCCTTTTTCCTGCTCAAGGCGCTTCCGGGAGACCCGGTGCTGGGGCTTGTGGGAGAGCGGGCCAGCCCGGAGATAATTGAAAGCATAAGGAAAGAGATGGGCACTGACAAGGGTTTTGTTAGCCAGTATATAGGTTATCTGAAGCTGCTGCTTAAGGGAGACCTTGGCAGGTCTTATTACACCAACAGGGATGTACTGACGGATATATCTCTGAAATTCCCCAATACCATGATGCTTGCCTTTGCCGCCATGCTTGTATCCGTTCCCTTAGGTATAGCCCTCGGATTCCTGTCTGCCCTGTCAGCCAACAGGAGGTCACGATTCCTTGAAAAACTTATTGATACCATCTCAATCTCCGGATTGAGTATTCCCGTGTTCTGGAGTGCAATAATCATCATGATGATCTTCAGCCTTAAATTAAAACTCTTTCCTCCCTCAGGTACGGGGGATATAAGGTTTCTGGTCCTTCCTGCGGTTGTCCTTGCCATACCTGCTACGGCAACGCTGGCAAGGGTCACAAAGACGACCGTAATAGATATACTGAAGATGCCCTATATAACCACAGCGAGGTCAAAGGGGCTGTCTTTAACGAGAATAAACCTGATTCATGTACTGAGAAATGCCATTATCCCCATAGTCACCATTATCGGCCTTGATTTCGGCAGCTATCTAAACGGTGCAGTTGTTACCGAGACCATATTCGGCTGGGACGGCCTGGGCAGGTTTACCATGGAAGGGATAATAAAGAGGGATTATCCGGTGATAATGGGATGCATAATTGTCGGTACCGTGGTTTTCGTTATTGTAAATCTGATTACCGATGTAATCTATCAATACCTTGACCCGAGGATAAGGCTCAATGTCAAAAAGGGGTAA
- a CDS encoding ABC transporter substrate-binding protein, which yields MNYNSRPAISVLITLAFTLLLLSCTSSNRLQGYVYYRLKASPSTLDPALISDVASATIAAKLFNGLVRLKGNLEIAPDIAQKWSISKNGLRYTFFLKKGVQFPNGREVRARDFKYSFERVLNPATKSPNTWVFDKVEGVREFLEGRAGEVKGFKVKSDYVFEIILKKPFSPFLSMLTMTPAYVVPREEVEKWGVDFSSHPSGTGPFTLKEWLPDRELLLARRTDYFDGNSRVRGIAYRIIAEDLTAVTEFELGNIDVIALPASAYSRFKNDRKWSRYIISREGLNTYYLGLNSSRPPFNDPELRRAVSYAIDREKILNTFYEGRGKLAVGPVPDLLRKWDIKTPVRYDPKLAGKIIRDKGLKGMKVDMYVSADKEVVDLAEIIQAYLARVGINVNIKQLEWSAYKEAVNKGEPDMFWLSWWADYPDPENFLFPLFHSRNIGAGGNRVRYINKEVDSLIEKGQYSVNEKKRDYFYQKAEEIIIKDSPWVFFWHKTDYVITQPWIRGCRVYPVYSMDKGMEIKTDLAVN from the coding sequence ATGAATTATAACTCCAGGCCGGCAATCAGTGTCCTGATTACTCTCGCATTTACGTTGCTGCTCCTCTCCTGTACATCTTCAAACCGTCTTCAGGGATATGTCTATTACAGATTGAAAGCCTCCCCCTCCACCCTTGATCCGGCACTGATTTCAGATGTTGCCAGTGCCACAATTGCTGCCAAACTCTTTAACGGGCTTGTCAGGTTAAAGGGTAATCTCGAGATCGCCCCTGACATTGCACAGAAATGGAGTATTTCAAAGAATGGTCTGAGATATACTTTTTTCCTGAAAAAGGGAGTACAATTCCCTAACGGTCGTGAGGTGAGGGCCCGGGATTTCAAGTATTCCTTTGAACGTGTGCTTAATCCTGCAACAAAATCACCAAACACATGGGTATTTGACAAGGTTGAAGGGGTAAGGGAATTTTTAGAGGGCAGGGCAGGGGAGGTTAAGGGTTTTAAGGTAAAGAGTGATTACGTATTTGAGATTATCCTAAAAAAACCCTTCTCCCCGTTTCTGAGTATGCTTACCATGACCCCTGCCTATGTTGTTCCCCGGGAAGAGGTGGAAAAGTGGGGCGTTGATTTTTCAAGCCATCCTTCAGGCACCGGCCCCTTTACCTTAAAGGAATGGCTGCCTGACAGGGAGCTGCTGCTGGCAAGAAGGACCGATTACTTTGACGGCAACAGCAGGGTCAGGGGGATTGCTTACAGGATAATCGCCGAGGACCTGACTGCTGTTACTGAATTTGAACTGGGCAATATAGATGTCATTGCATTGCCTGCATCGGCATATTCGAGGTTTAAGAATGACAGAAAATGGAGCAGATATATCATATCCCGTGAAGGACTGAATACCTACTACCTTGGACTGAACTCATCAAGGCCACCATTTAATGACCCTGAACTCAGAAGGGCGGTTTCATATGCAATAGACAGGGAGAAGATTTTAAATACCTTCTATGAAGGCCGGGGCAAGCTGGCTGTGGGGCCTGTCCCTGACCTGCTCAGGAAATGGGATATAAAGACTCCGGTTCGGTATGATCCCAAACTGGCAGGGAAGATAATCCGGGACAAGGGTTTGAAGGGGATGAAGGTGGATATGTATGTGAGTGCGGACAAGGAGGTGGTGGACCTGGCAGAGATAATCCAGGCATATCTTGCCAGGGTTGGGATCAATGTTAATATAAAGCAGTTGGAGTGGAGCGCGTACAAAGAGGCGGTGAATAAAGGGGAACCTGATATGTTCTGGCTGAGCTGGTGGGCAGACTATCCTGACCCTGAAAACTTTCTCTTTCCCCTGTTTCACTCCAGGAATATCGGGGCGGGAGGTAACAGGGTAAGGTATATCAACAAAGAGGTTGACTCACTGATTGAAAAGGGGCAGTATTCAGTTAATGAAAAGAAGAGGGATTACTTTTATCAAAAGGCTGAAGAGATTATAATAAAAGACTCCCCCTGGGTATTTTTCTGGCATAAGACCGATTATGTAATAACGCAGCCGTGGATAAGGGGCTGCAGGGTGTATCCTGTTTACAGCATGGATAAGGGGATGGAAATAAAGACTGATTTAGCTGTGAATTAA